One window of Dechloromonas sp. ZY10 genomic DNA carries:
- the waaA gene encoding lipid IV(A) 3-deoxy-D-manno-octulosonic acid transferase, giving the protein MARWFYSLCFFLALPLIWLRLLWRARRQPDYLQHLGERHGFFPPRPDGPLIWVHAVSVGETRAAQPLIDGLLAQHPDCRILLTGMTPTGRATGREIYGERVFQCYLPYDLPFTVDRFFRHFSPRFGVLMETEVWPNLLATASRHAVPVLLANARLSARSARGYRRFAALARPAFAALSGVAAQTLADAERLQTLGAASVEVCGNLKFDVSPAADKLALGHRWRAAFGERSVWLAASTREGEEALLLAAWRQAAANGTLLILVPRHPQRFDEVASLCRAAGFTVARRSHGLPPPEAEIWLGDSMGEMAAYYAAADLAFIGGSLLPLGGQNLIEAAACGCPVLIGPHTFNFAQATDDALAAGAARRVANADDLVGRVQDLLQTKAERAAMREAAQAFAAAHRGATARMLEFIGRRSERRGADPAGS; this is encoded by the coding sequence ATGGCCCGCTGGTTCTATTCGCTGTGCTTTTTCCTGGCGCTGCCGCTGATCTGGCTGCGCCTGCTCTGGCGGGCCCGTCGCCAGCCCGATTACCTGCAGCATCTCGGCGAGCGCCACGGTTTTTTCCCGCCGCGCCCGGACGGCCCGCTGATCTGGGTCCATGCCGTCTCGGTCGGCGAAACCCGGGCCGCCCAGCCGTTGATCGACGGCCTGCTGGCGCAGCATCCGGACTGTCGCATCCTGCTCACCGGCATGACTCCGACCGGTCGTGCCACTGGCCGCGAAATTTACGGCGAACGGGTATTTCAGTGTTATCTCCCGTATGACCTGCCATTCACGGTCGACCGGTTTTTTCGCCATTTTTCACCGCGCTTCGGCGTCCTGATGGAAACCGAGGTCTGGCCCAACCTGCTGGCCACAGCTAGTCGCCATGCTGTTCCTGTGCTGCTCGCCAATGCTCGCCTGTCGGCCCGTTCGGCGCGCGGCTACCGCCGTTTTGCCGCGCTGGCCCGGCCTGCTTTTGCTGCACTCTCCGGCGTCGCCGCGCAAACGCTTGCCGATGCGGAGCGCTTGCAGACGCTCGGTGCGGCCTCGGTCGAGGTTTGCGGCAATCTCAAATTCGATGTCAGTCCGGCTGCCGACAAGCTGGCTCTGGGGCACCGCTGGCGCGCCGCGTTCGGCGAGCGATCGGTATGGTTGGCGGCGAGTACCCGCGAGGGCGAAGAAGCCTTGCTGCTGGCGGCCTGGCGGCAGGCCGCAGCGAATGGCACGCTGCTGATCCTGGTGCCGCGCCATCCGCAGCGCTTTGACGAAGTGGCCAGCCTCTGCCGGGCTGCCGGATTTACGGTCGCTCGCCGGAGCCACGGTCTACCGCCGCCGGAGGCAGAAATCTGGCTGGGGGACAGCATGGGCGAAATGGCAGCTTATTACGCTGCTGCCGACCTCGCCTTCATTGGTGGCAGCTTGCTGCCGCTAGGCGGGCAGAATCTGATCGAAGCCGCCGCTTGCGGCTGCCCGGTACTGATCGGGCCGCATACCTTCAATTTTGCTCAGGCGACTGATGATGCGCTGGCGGCCGGAGCCGCGCGGCGGGTCGCCAATGCCGACGATTTGGTCGGACGGGTGCAGGATTTGCTGCAGACCAAGGCCGAACGCGCGGCAATGCGGGAGGCGGCGCAGGCCTTTGCCGCTGCGCACCGGGGCGCAACGGCACGGATGCTCGAATTTATCGGGCGCCGGTCGGAACGTCGCGGCGCGGATCCAGCAGGGAGTTGA
- a CDS encoding TolC family outer membrane protein codes for MFKLSRLLVATAIPALFPALTFAADLAQIYRQAQDNDPQFIAARATLEAGQEKAPQGLSGLLPNISLSGATTWNDNEIKPHGGGAMSNPRFNSNSYQLTLAQPLFRWQNWIAYDQAKLQVVQAEASFEQARQDLILRVAQAYFDVLNAGENLQAVQANKAAIAQQLELAKKSFEVGTATITDTHEAQARYDLASAQEIAAESDLEVKRRALQAIVGTEPGVLAALRKEAELSPPQPADMAQWVSAAEKDSYSVQVQRALADIAEREVDKQRAGHYPTVDLVANQGHSKSYFGGNLIDTDFKNAGIQISIPLFQGGGQVSRQREAAANRTAAQAGFEAARRGAALAARQYYLGVANGLAQVKALKAALVSSQSALASNKLGYEVGVRINIDVLNAENQVYNTRRDLARATFDTLLAQLRLKAAVGALGEEDLLRVNSLLDPRRDVPTGAR; via the coding sequence ATGTTCAAGCTCTCCCGCCTGCTCGTCGCCACCGCTATTCCAGCCCTGTTCCCGGCTCTGACCTTCGCAGCCGACCTGGCACAGATCTATCGCCAGGCGCAGGACAATGATCCGCAGTTCATCGCCGCCCGCGCGACGCTGGAGGCGGGCCAGGAAAAGGCGCCGCAGGGGTTGTCCGGCCTGTTGCCGAATATCTCGCTGAGTGGCGCCACGACCTGGAACGACAACGAGATCAAGCCGCACGGCGGCGGTGCGATGAGCAACCCACGCTTCAACAGCAACAGCTACCAGCTGACGCTGGCGCAGCCCTTGTTCCGCTGGCAGAACTGGATTGCCTATGACCAGGCCAAGCTGCAGGTAGTGCAGGCCGAGGCCAGTTTCGAACAGGCCCGGCAGGACCTGATCCTGCGCGTCGCCCAGGCCTATTTCGATGTCCTCAATGCCGGAGAGAATCTGCAGGCGGTGCAGGCCAACAAGGCGGCCATCGCCCAGCAGCTTGAACTGGCGAAAAAGAGCTTCGAAGTCGGAACCGCGACAATCACCGACACCCACGAAGCGCAGGCCCGTTACGACCTGGCTTCGGCCCAGGAGATCGCCGCCGAAAGCGATCTGGAAGTGAAACGGCGGGCCCTGCAGGCGATTGTCGGCACCGAGCCGGGCGTCCTCGCCGCATTGCGCAAGGAGGCCGAACTGAGCCCGCCACAGCCGGCCGACATGGCCCAGTGGGTCAGTGCTGCCGAGAAGGACAGCTACAGCGTGCAGGTGCAGCGGGCGCTGGCCGACATTGCCGAGCGCGAAGTCGACAAGCAACGTGCCGGCCACTACCCGACGGTCGACCTGGTGGCCAACCAGGGGCACAGCAAGAGCTATTTCGGCGGCAACCTGATCGATACCGATTTCAAGAATGCCGGCATCCAGATCAGCATTCCGTTGTTCCAGGGTGGCGGCCAGGTTTCGCGCCAGCGCGAGGCCGCAGCCAACCGTACGGCGGCCCAGGCCGGCTTCGAAGCGGCGCGGCGCGGTGCCGCACTGGCCGCCCGTCAGTATTACCTTGGCGTCGCCAACGGCTTGGCCCAGGTCAAGGCACTGAAGGCAGCGCTGGTCTCGTCGCAATCGGCACTGGCATCGAACAAGCTGGGTTACGAAGTCGGCGTGCGCATCAACATCGATGTGCTGAACGCCGAGAACCAGGTCTATAACACTCGCCGCGATCTCGCCCGCGCAACCTTCGACACCCTGCTGGCGCAATTGCGCCTGAAAGCGGCAGTCGGTGCCTTGGGCGAAGAAGACCTGCTGCGGGTCAACTCCCTGCTGGATCCGCGCCGCGACGTTCCGACCGGCGCCCGATAA
- a CDS encoding rhodanese-like domain-containing protein produces MQQIRAHQLADWLADASRPAPLLLDVREPWEFELCHIPGSLHIPMHLVPMQDGELDAERDIVVICHHGGRSMQVAMFLERKGYARLFNLAGGVEAWAAEVDPAMRRY; encoded by the coding sequence ATGCAGCAGATTCGCGCCCATCAACTGGCAGACTGGCTCGCCGATGCTTCCCGCCCGGCACCGCTGCTGCTCGATGTGCGCGAACCCTGGGAATTCGAGCTCTGTCACATTCCGGGCTCGCTGCACATTCCCATGCACCTCGTACCGATGCAAGACGGGGAACTGGATGCGGAACGGGACATCGTCGTGATCTGCCACCACGGCGGCCGCAGCATGCAGGTCGCCATGTTCCTGGAGCGCAAGGGCTATGCCCGGCTGTTCAACCTCGCTGGCGGGGTTGAAGCCTGGGCGGCCGAAGTCGATCCTGCCATGCGTCGTTACTGA
- a CDS encoding protein-L-isoaspartate O-methyltransferase → MNTEQARFNMIEQQIRPWEVLDPRVLDLLFVVKREDFVPAAHRNLAFADMELPLAAGQVMLAPKMEAKLLQELAIKKGDKVLEIGTGSGYMAALLAAHADHVVTVESRPELADMARANLERAGIANVSVETGDGANGWAARGPYDAIVLSGAVPAIPASILKQLRVGGRLAAVVGSAPVMEAQLVTCTGEGVFNTVNLFETVIPSLDGFAAAESFSF, encoded by the coding sequence ATGAATACCGAGCAAGCGCGCTTCAACATGATCGAACAGCAGATCCGGCCCTGGGAGGTTCTGGATCCACGTGTTCTCGACCTGCTTTTCGTCGTCAAGCGCGAGGACTTTGTCCCTGCCGCCCACCGCAACCTGGCCTTTGCCGATATGGAACTGCCCCTGGCCGCCGGTCAGGTAATGCTGGCCCCGAAGATGGAAGCCAAGCTGTTGCAGGAACTGGCCATCAAGAAAGGCGACAAGGTTCTCGAAATCGGTACCGGCAGCGGTTACATGGCTGCCCTGCTGGCCGCCCACGCCGATCACGTCGTGACCGTCGAGTCGCGTCCCGAACTGGCCGATATGGCACGCGCCAACCTTGAGCGCGCCGGCATCGCCAATGTCAGCGTTGAAACCGGCGACGGTGCCAATGGCTGGGCTGCCCGCGGTCCTTACGATGCGATTGTGCTGTCCGGCGCCGTACCCGCGATTCCGGCCAGCATCCTCAAGCAGTTGCGTGTCGGCGGCCGTCTGGCGGCCGTGGTCGGCAGCGCACCGGTCATGGAAGCGCAACTGGTGACCTGCACCGGCGAAGGCGTTTTCAACACGGTCAACCTGTTTGAAACGGTAATTCCGTCGCTCGACGGCTTCGCCGCCGCCGAAAGCTTCTCGTTCTGA
- a CDS encoding TetR/AcrR family transcriptional regulator: MNFPLPSLRKRRKEARPAELLAAALDLFVARGFAATRLEDVAAQAGVSKGTLYLYFENKEALFKAVIREGIVPVLVENEEIAARHQGSAFDLLKKLLDNWWTKIGQTAYAGIPKLMVAEATNFPEVAQFYFEQVISRGRALLGAALRRGMASGEFREMDVEIAIDVIIAPVLMLLIWQHSFGCCAGCQHDPQQYLQLHMDLLQQGLLRSQV, from the coding sequence ATGAATTTCCCGCTTCCTTCCCTTCGCAAGCGCCGCAAAGAAGCGCGTCCGGCCGAATTGCTCGCGGCCGCGCTCGACCTGTTTGTCGCCCGCGGCTTTGCCGCCACCCGCCTTGAAGACGTGGCCGCGCAGGCGGGGGTCTCGAAGGGCACCCTGTACCTCTACTTCGAAAACAAAGAAGCTTTGTTCAAGGCGGTGATCCGCGAAGGCATCGTGCCGGTACTGGTCGAAAACGAGGAAATTGCCGCCCGTCATCAGGGCTCAGCCTTCGACTTGCTGAAAAAGCTGCTCGACAACTGGTGGACCAAGATCGGCCAGACAGCTTATGCCGGCATCCCCAAGCTGATGGTTGCCGAAGCCACCAACTTTCCGGAAGTGGCGCAGTTCTACTTCGAGCAGGTGATCAGCCGGGGCCGGGCACTGCTCGGTGCGGCACTGCGTCGGGGCATGGCCAGCGGCGAGTTTCGCGAGATGGATGTCGAGATCGCCATCGACGTGATCATCGCGCCGGTGCTGATGCTGCTGATCTGGCAGCACTCCTTCGGTTGTTGCGCCGGTTGTCAGCACGATCCGCAACAATATCTACAACTTCATATGGATCTCCTGCAGCAGGGGCTGTTGCGGAGTCAGGTATAA
- the mtgA gene encoding monofunctional biosynthetic peptidoglycan transglycosylase: MKLLGRWLRRGLLALLVLFLLWQLWLLGWVLFWGSFNPGSTRFMEIRLAELREKNPQAQLQQQWVPYERISPQLKRAIIASEDAKFVDHEGFDWDGMQKALEKNQKKGKPVAGGSTISQQLAKNLFLSPTKSYLRKAEEAIITLMLESLWSKRRIFEVYLNVIEWGNGIFGAEAAARHYYGSSAAQLGPEQAARLAGMVPNPRYYDRNRNAPGLAKKTAIILGRMPAAEIP, encoded by the coding sequence ATGAAGCTGCTCGGCCGCTGGCTGCGCCGGGGGCTGCTGGCGCTGCTCGTGCTTTTCCTGCTCTGGCAGCTGTGGCTGCTCGGCTGGGTGCTGTTCTGGGGCAGCTTCAACCCCGGCTCGACCCGCTTCATGGAAATCCGCCTGGCCGAATTGCGCGAGAAGAATCCACAGGCGCAGCTGCAGCAGCAGTGGGTGCCCTACGAGCGGATTTCACCGCAGCTGAAGCGGGCGATCATCGCCTCGGAAGACGCCAAGTTCGTCGATCACGAAGGCTTCGACTGGGACGGGATGCAGAAGGCGCTGGAGAAAAACCAGAAAAAGGGCAAGCCGGTCGCCGGCGGTTCGACCATCAGCCAGCAACTGGCAAAAAATCTTTTCCTCAGTCCGACCAAGTCTTACCTGCGCAAGGCCGAAGAGGCGATCATCACGCTGATGCTGGAAAGTCTGTGGAGCAAGCGGCGGATTTTCGAGGTTTATCTCAACGTGATCGAATGGGGTAACGGCATTTTCGGCGCCGAAGCTGCCGCCCGCCATTACTACGGCAGCAGCGCCGCCCAGCTCGGCCCGGAACAGGCGGCCCGGCTCGCCGGCATGGTCCCCAACCCGCGCTATTACGACCGCAACCGCAACGCGCCGGGGCTGGCCAAAAAGACCGCGATCATTCTCGGACGGATGCCGGCAGCGGAGATTCCGTAA
- the aroE gene encoding shikimate dehydrogenase yields MTDLYCVFGNPIAHSKSPAIHSAFAAATSQDLRYEARLAPLDGFAASVAEFVAGGGRGANVTVPFKEEAFRLCTRRSARAELAGAVNTLNFADGEIVGDNTDGAGLVRDIVANLGVALAGRRVLLLGAGGAARGVIEPLLGERPQSLTIANRSADKAELLAEIFQKNASTVNATVNGGNYEKLAGHRFDVVINATSASLAGASLPLPPDLFAAGSLAYDMMYGKGETPFLALARSQGAARSADGLGMLVEQAAEAFRLWRGVRPVTAGVLANLRATLAA; encoded by the coding sequence ATGACCGACCTCTACTGCGTTTTCGGCAACCCGATTGCCCACTCCAAATCGCCGGCGATCCACAGCGCCTTTGCTGCGGCGACCAGCCAGGACTTGCGCTACGAGGCCCGGCTGGCACCGCTGGATGGTTTTGCCGCCAGCGTTGCCGAGTTCGTCGCCGGCGGCGGGCGTGGCGCCAACGTCACGGTGCCGTTCAAGGAAGAGGCCTTCCGCCTGTGCACCCGACGCAGCGCACGCGCCGAACTGGCCGGAGCAGTCAACACCCTGAATTTTGCCGACGGCGAGATCGTCGGCGACAACACCGACGGTGCCGGCCTGGTCCGCGACATCGTCGCCAACCTTGGCGTCGCCCTCGCCGGTCGCCGGGTCCTGCTGCTCGGCGCCGGCGGTGCCGCGCGCGGGGTGATCGAGCCGCTGCTCGGCGAACGTCCGCAGTCCCTGACGATTGCCAACCGCAGCGCCGACAAGGCCGAACTGCTGGCGGAAATCTTCCAAAAGAACGCGTCGACCGTGAATGCCACGGTCAACGGCGGAAATTACGAAAAACTCGCCGGCCACCGTTTCGACGTGGTGATCAACGCCACCTCGGCCAGCCTTGCCGGCGCCAGCCTGCCGCTGCCACCCGACCTGTTCGCCGCCGGCAGCCTGGCCTATGACATGATGTACGGCAAAGGCGAAACACCCTTCCTGGCGCTCGCCCGTAGCCAGGGTGCAGCACGCTCCGCCGATGGCCTGGGCATGCTGGTCGAACAGGCGGCCGAAGCCTTCCGCCTGTGGCGCGGCGTCCGCCCGGTCACTGCCGGCGTGCTTGCCAACCTGCGCGCCACGCTCGCCGCATGA
- a CDS encoding energy transducer TonB: protein MKLNLPGWQHWWSPERRLGTALAISLLAHTALLMLHFTQPDLARSMRDKAMDIVLVNAKGQRKPADAQALAQASLDGGGNEDSERRAKTPLPASAQKSAGNDLQQMQKRVQQLEREQKKLMTQAKAPVSVSKGERRDEQPQPAPVLSGLDLAETAKAMARLEAEIGKATDEYNKRPRKKNIGIRTSEYRFAQYLEDWRQKVERVGTLNYPPEARGKLYGSLVLTVSLAADGRVQTIEINRSSGYKVLDDAARRIVQLASPYSPFPPDIRRDTDVLEITRTWHFSQGDQLSAR, encoded by the coding sequence GTGAAGTTGAACCTGCCGGGCTGGCAGCACTGGTGGTCGCCCGAACGCCGTCTGGGGACGGCGCTGGCGATTTCCTTGCTCGCCCATACCGCCTTGCTGATGCTGCATTTCACCCAGCCCGACCTGGCGCGTTCGATGCGCGACAAGGCGATGGACATCGTGCTGGTCAACGCCAAGGGCCAGCGCAAGCCGGCCGACGCGCAAGCGCTGGCGCAGGCCAGCCTCGACGGCGGCGGCAATGAGGACAGCGAGCGGCGGGCCAAGACACCGCTGCCGGCCAGTGCGCAGAAAAGCGCCGGCAACGACCTGCAGCAGATGCAGAAGCGGGTGCAGCAACTCGAACGTGAGCAGAAAAAGCTGATGACCCAGGCCAAGGCCCCGGTCAGCGTCAGCAAGGGTGAGCGCCGTGACGAGCAGCCGCAGCCGGCACCGGTGCTGTCCGGCCTCGACCTGGCCGAAACGGCCAAGGCGATGGCCCGGCTGGAAGCCGAAATCGGCAAGGCCACCGACGAATACAACAAGCGCCCGCGCAAGAAAAACATCGGCATCCGCACCAGCGAATACCGCTTCGCGCAGTACCTTGAAGACTGGCGACAGAAAGTCGAGCGGGTCGGCACGCTGAATTACCCGCCGGAAGCACGCGGCAAATTGTACGGTTCGCTGGTGTTGACCGTGTCGCTCGCCGCCGACGGCCGGGTTCAAACCATCGAGATCAACCGTTCGTCGGGCTACAAGGTGCTCGATGATGCCGCCCGCCGCATCGTCCAGCTGGCCTCGCCGTATTCGCCCTTCCCGCCAGACATCCGGCGCGATACCGATGTGCTGGAAATCACCCGCACCTGGCACTTCAGCCAGGGCGACCAGCTCTCTGCCCGCTAA
- a CDS encoding ribonuclease catalytic domain-containing protein, with amino-acid sequence MNVLFEEDGGFKAGSVMADNDASLQVEMPSGKRSKIKAATVLLRFEKPSPTQLLEQATPLAEEIEADFLWECVSDGEFSFLDFARDYYGHEPSSVEATAVLLALHAAPVYFHRKGKGRFRKAPADILAAALANLEKKRQQALAMEGWLAALKEFRLPPEIAAITDALLYAPDRNKPETKAFETACAETGLTAPQLLFKCGAIKSPYYLHYKRFLREQFPKGTAFPALEAPGLPADLPRSEVRAFSIDDANTTEIDDALSVTWLPDGGSRIGIHIAAPGLAIEHGSPLDGVARARLSTVYMPGNKITMLPDAVVQNYTLAGGVDCPAVSLYLTVDAQKQVISHESRVEIVHIAANLRHHEVEPWFNAETVGGPLPEQPFKDELLHLWHFANACEARRGKPSAVQGVNDYNFAIVGDLADPESCRVEISERKRGSPLDKLVAELMIVANSTWGGLLAEKNVACLYRAQTGGKVRMTTSPLPHEGLGVPQYAWMTSPLRRYCDLVNQWQLIACLQGQPPAFAQRSAELFAAMRDFEITYAGYADFQRLMERYWCLRWLQQEGVDSIAATVRREQLVKLDRLPLLLRVPSLPSGLLPGARVQLAVEAIDLLAPEVSCRFVELLDAGSADAAAAFADELDESEGEGDAENVDGDPAEAAGEKAAGASAEESAA; translated from the coding sequence ATGAATGTATTGTTTGAAGAAGACGGCGGGTTCAAGGCCGGCAGTGTGATGGCCGACAACGACGCCTCGTTGCAGGTCGAAATGCCCTCGGGCAAGCGCAGCAAGATCAAGGCAGCCACCGTGCTGCTGCGGTTTGAAAAACCCTCGCCGACGCAGTTGCTCGAACAGGCAACGCCGCTGGCCGAGGAAATCGAAGCGGACTTCCTCTGGGAGTGTGTCAGCGATGGCGAATTTTCTTTTCTTGATTTTGCCCGAGACTACTACGGACACGAGCCCTCGTCGGTCGAAGCGACGGCGGTCCTGCTTGCCCTGCACGCAGCGCCGGTCTACTTCCACCGCAAAGGCAAGGGGCGCTTCCGCAAAGCCCCGGCCGACATCCTTGCCGCCGCTCTGGCAAATCTTGAAAAAAAGCGTCAGCAAGCGCTCGCGATGGAAGGCTGGCTTGCTGCGCTGAAGGAGTTCCGCCTGCCGCCGGAAATCGCGGCGATCACCGACGCGCTGCTCTACGCGCCGGACCGCAACAAGCCCGAAACCAAAGCCTTCGAAACCGCCTGCGCAGAAACCGGGCTGACCGCGCCACAGCTGCTGTTCAAGTGCGGCGCGATCAAGTCGCCTTATTACCTGCACTACAAGCGCTTCCTGCGCGAGCAGTTTCCCAAGGGCACCGCCTTCCCGGCACTTGAGGCGCCCGGCCTGCCTGCCGACCTGCCGCGTTCGGAAGTGCGTGCCTTCTCGATCGACGATGCCAACACCACCGAGATCGACGATGCGCTGTCGGTGACCTGGCTGCCCGACGGCGGCAGCCGCATCGGCATCCACATCGCCGCACCCGGACTGGCCATCGAACACGGCTCGCCGCTCGACGGCGTCGCCCGCGCCCGCTTGTCCACGGTCTACATGCCCGGCAACAAGATCACCATGCTGCCCGACGCGGTGGTGCAGAACTACACCCTGGCCGGCGGCGTCGATTGCCCGGCGGTGTCGCTGTATCTCACGGTCGACGCGCAAAAACAGGTGATTTCGCACGAATCGCGGGTCGAGATCGTGCATATCGCGGCCAACCTGCGCCATCACGAGGTCGAGCCCTGGTTCAATGCCGAAACCGTCGGCGGGCCGCTCCCCGAGCAGCCGTTCAAGGACGAGTTGCTCCACCTGTGGCACTTCGCCAACGCCTGCGAGGCACGGCGCGGCAAGCCGTCGGCGGTGCAGGGGGTGAACGACTACAACTTCGCCATCGTCGGTGATCTGGCCGATCCGGAAAGCTGCCGCGTCGAGATCAGCGAACGCAAGCGCGGCAGCCCGCTCGACAAGCTGGTCGCCGAACTGATGATTGTCGCCAACTCGACCTGGGGTGGGCTGCTTGCCGAAAAGAACGTCGCCTGCCTCTACCGCGCCCAGACCGGCGGCAAGGTGCGGATGACCACCTCGCCGCTGCCGCACGAAGGCCTCGGTGTGCCGCAATACGCGTGGATGACCTCGCCGCTGCGCCGCTACTGCGACCTGGTCAACCAATGGCAATTGATCGCCTGCCTGCAGGGACAGCCACCGGCCTTTGCCCAGCGTTCGGCCGAGTTGTTTGCGGCAATGCGCGACTTTGAAATCACCTACGCCGGCTACGCCGACTTCCAGCGCCTGATGGAGCGCTACTGGTGCCTGCGCTGGCTGCAGCAGGAAGGCGTAGACAGCATTGCTGCAACCGTACGCCGCGAACAGCTGGTCAAGCTCGACCGCCTGCCGCTGCTGCTGCGCGTGCCTTCGCTGCCGTCCGGCCTGCTGCCCGGCGCGCGGGTGCAGCTGGCGGTCGAGGCCATCGACCTGCTGGCGCCGGAAGTCAGCTGCCGTTTTGTCGAACTGCTCGACGCCGGTTCGGCCGATGCCGCCGCAGCCTTTGCCGACGAACTCGACGAGAGCGAAGGGGAAGGCGATGCGGAGAACGTCGATGGCGACCCGGCGGAAGCCGCTGGGGAGAAAGCAGCCGGAGCGTCGGCGGAGGAGTCGGCAGCGTGA
- a CDS encoding YqiA/YcfP family alpha/beta fold hydrolase — protein sequence MDGTLSSPASTGLRTPGILYLHGFCSSPASWKARLLGEEMARRGLAGHYLCPQLSPIPAQALAEVSVLIEHTLAAGGPGARLTLVGSSLGGHYATCLGEKYGLDAVLINPATVDRLDVQKFVGEHHNYHSGERFEFTAEHAAQLRAQVCRPTPERYWLWLEQGDEVLDWRDAAEFWAGCRQSILPGGDHSFVRFPEFLPQLIEFCGI from the coding sequence ATGGACGGCACATTGAGTTCACCGGCCTCCACCGGGTTGCGCACGCCGGGCATCCTCTACCTGCACGGTTTCTGCTCGTCGCCGGCATCATGGAAGGCGCGCCTGCTCGGTGAGGAAATGGCCCGTCGCGGCTTGGCCGGGCACTACCTGTGCCCGCAGCTGTCGCCAATCCCGGCGCAGGCACTGGCCGAGGTCTCGGTACTGATCGAACACACCCTGGCGGCCGGCGGCCCCGGCGCTCGCCTGACCCTGGTCGGTTCCTCGCTCGGCGGCCACTACGCGACCTGTCTGGGCGAAAAATACGGGCTCGATGCGGTGTTGATCAACCCGGCCACGGTCGACCGGCTGGATGTGCAGAAATTCGTCGGCGAACACCACAACTACCACAGCGGCGAACGCTTCGAGTTCACCGCCGAACATGCGGCGCAACTGCGCGCGCAGGTTTGCCGGCCGACGCCGGAACGCTACTGGCTCTGGCTGGAACAGGGCGACGAAGTGCTCGACTGGCGCGATGCCGCCGAATTCTGGGCCGGCTGCCGTCAGAGCATCCTGCCCGGCGGCGATCACAGCTTTGTCCGCTTTCCCGAGTTTCTGCCGCAACTCATTGAATTTTGCGGGATATAA
- a CDS encoding undecaprenyl-diphosphate phosphatase: MDPLLLFKALILGIVEGLTEFLPISSTGHLILAGDLLDFNDERGKLFEIVIQSGAILAVVWEYRARLGRVAGGLLRGEVAAQRFILNLFIAFLPLASLGLLFGKAIKAHLFNPLAVATTFILGALVILWAEKRQHRIRIDSVEEMRPGDALKLGIAQAFALIPGTSRSGATIIGGLLFGLSRQAATEFSFFLAIPTLGVATVYQLYKERALLSADDLGMWAVGFVSAFVSAFLCVRWLLRYISSHDFTIFAWYRIVFGVVVFATAHFGWVQWTAH; encoded by the coding sequence GTGGACCCGCTTCTTCTTTTCAAGGCCTTGATTCTCGGTATTGTCGAGGGCCTCACCGAATTTCTCCCGATCTCTTCGACCGGCCACCTGATTCTGGCCGGCGACCTGCTCGACTTCAACGACGAGCGCGGCAAGCTGTTCGAAATCGTGATCCAGTCCGGCGCGATTCTGGCGGTGGTCTGGGAATACCGCGCCCGCCTCGGCCGCGTTGCCGGCGGCTTGCTGCGCGGCGAAGTCGCGGCGCAGCGCTTCATCCTCAACCTGTTCATCGCTTTCCTGCCGCTGGCCTCGCTCGGCCTGCTCTTCGGCAAGGCAATCAAGGCCCACCTGTTCAACCCGCTGGCGGTGGCGACCACCTTCATCCTCGGGGCATTGGTGATCCTGTGGGCGGAAAAGCGGCAGCATCGCATCCGTATCGACAGCGTCGAGGAGATGCGTCCCGGCGATGCGCTCAAGCTCGGCATCGCCCAGGCGTTCGCGCTGATCCCCGGCACCTCGCGCTCGGGTGCGACGATCATCGGCGGCCTGCTGTTTGGCCTGTCGCGGCAGGCGGCCACCGAGTTCTCCTTCTTCCTGGCGATCCCGACCCTGGGCGTGGCCACGGTCTACCAGTTGTACAAGGAGCGGGCGCTGCTTTCGGCCGACGACCTCGGGATGTGGGCGGTCGGCTTCGTCTCGGCCTTCGTCTCGGCCTTCCTCTGCGTCCGCTGGCTGCTGCGCTACATCTCCAGCCACGATTTCACGATCTTTGCCTGGTATCGCATCGTCTTCGGCGTGGTCGTCTTTGCCACCGCGCATTTCGGCTGGGTGCAATGGACGGCACATTGA
- a CDS encoding YkgJ family cysteine cluster protein, with protein MDCRPGCGACCIAPSISSLAKPAGVPCRHLDGELRCQIFGRPERPACCGGLQPSPEMCGETREQALLWLQTLEDQTRPQ; from the coding sequence ATGGACTGCCGTCCCGGCTGCGGCGCCTGCTGCATTGCCCCGTCGATTTCCTCGCTGGCCAAGCCGGCTGGCGTGCCTTGCCGGCATCTCGATGGCGAACTGCGCTGCCAGATCTTTGGCCGGCCGGAGCGGCCAGCCTGCTGCGGCGGCTTGCAACCCTCGCCGGAAATGTGCGGCGAAACCCGCGAGCAGGCCTTGCTCTGGTTGCAGACGCTGGAAGACCAGACCCGCCCGCAATAG